The following are encoded in a window of Panicum virgatum strain AP13 chromosome 5N, P.virgatum_v5, whole genome shotgun sequence genomic DNA:
- the LOC120675792 gene encoding WAT1-related protein At5g07050-like, whose protein sequence is MGCYGDFFEKAKPYIAMISLQFGYAGMNVITKVSLNHGMSHYVLVVYRHAFATVSIAPFALLLERKVRPKMTWPVFLQIFVLALLGPVIDQNFYYAGLKFTGPTFACAMSNILPAMTFVMAVIFRMEKVDLKKVRCQAKVAGTLVTVAGAMMMTLYKGPLMKMAWSSHVQAHGHGAEAPVAAIDPSGREWFLGSLFVIIATLAWASLFILQAHTLKQYAAPLSLTTLICFVGTLQAIVVTFAMEHRPSVWTIGFDMNLLAAAYAGIVTSSIAYYVQGLVIQKTGPVFASAFSPLMMIIVAVTGSFILSEKIFLGGVLGAVLIVMGLYSVLWGKHKETQEKEEQESMELPVASSKTIGIYDDATFIKEIAAAAAVGDDSECKKANGVKSSSDGHGAGAV, encoded by the exons ATGGGCTGCTACGGTGACTTCTTCGAGAAGGCCAAGCCTTACATCGCCATGATCTCCCTGCAGTTCGGCTACGCCGGCATGAACGTCATCACCAAGGTCTCCCTCAACCATGGCATGAGCCACTACGTGCTCGTCGTCTACCGCCACGCCTTCGCCACCGTCTCCATTGCTCCATTTGCTCTCCTCCTCGAgag GAAGGTGAGGCCCAAGATGACGTGGCCAGTCTTCCTCCAGATCTTCGTACTGGCACTGCTCGG GCCTGTGATCGACCAGAACTTCTACTACGCCGGCCTGAAGTTCACCGGCCCGACCTTCGCGTGCGCCATGAGCAACATCCTTCCGGCCATGACCTTCGTGATGGCCGTGATTTTCAG GATGGAGAAGGTGGACCTGAAGAAGGTGAGGTGCCAGGCGAAGGTGGCCGGGACGCTGGTGACGGTGGCCGGCGCGATGATGATGACGCTGTACAAGGGCCCGCTGATGAAGATGGCGTGGAGCAGCCACGTGCAGGCGCACGGgcacggcgcggaggcgcccGTCGCCGCCATCGACCCCAGCGGCAGGGAGTGGTTCCTGGGCTCGCTCTTCGTCATCATCGCCACCCTCGCCTGGGCCTCGCTCTTCATCCTGCAGGCGCACACCCTGAAGCAGTACGCGGCGCCGCTCTCCCTCACCACCCTCATCTGCTTCGTCGGCACCCTCCAGGCCATCGTCGTCACCTTCGCCATGGAGCACCGCCCCTCCGTCTGGACCATCGGCTTCGACATgaacctcctcgccgccgcataCGCC GGCATTGTGACGTCGAGCATAGCGTACTACGTGCAAGGCCTGGTGATCCAGAAGACCGGGCCGGTGTTCGCGTCGGCGTTCAGCCCCCTGATGATGATCATCGTGGCGGTCACGGGCTCCTTCATCCTCTCCGAGAAGATATTCCTCGGCGGCGTCCTCGGCGCCGTCCTGATCGTGATGGGGCTCTACTCGGTGCTCTGGGGCAAGCACAAGGAGACCCAGGAGAAGGAAGAACAAGAGTCCATGGAGCTTCCCGTGGCGTCATCCAAGACGATCGGAATCTACGACGATGCCACGTTCATCAAggagatcgccgccgccgccgctgttggGGATGACTCGGAGTGCAAGAAGGCGAATGGGGTGAAGTCATCCTCCGACGGACACGGAGCTGGTGCAGTTTGA